One Paracoccaceae bacterium genomic region harbors:
- the serB gene encoding phosphoserine phosphatase SerB, whose amino-acid sequence MFTATLIAAPDRADLSRATVESLRNAWGGGAARWLNPGVAAEFDLPAIPGNRWDAWSGLQDLEIDLAVQAAAGRRKRLLLADMDSTMIRQECIDELADEAGVGAHVAAITARAMNGELEFEGALRERVALLRGLPEAVIDRVFRDRITMMPGGAVLVATMKAHGARAALVSGGFTAFTGRVAGVLGFDEHRANLLHVADGRLTGTVAEPILGRAAKVAALHEITAAMGISPAEAVAVGDGANDLGMLGLAGMGVALHAKPAVAAQVDLRVNHGDLTALLYLQGYAVTDFAG is encoded by the coding sequence ATGTTCACCGCCACGCTGATCGCCGCCCCCGACCGCGCCGACCTGTCGCGCGCGACCGTCGAAAGCCTGCGGAATGCCTGGGGCGGCGGCGCGGCCCGCTGGCTGAACCCGGGGGTGGCGGCCGAGTTCGACCTGCCCGCGATACCCGGGAACCGCTGGGACGCCTGGTCCGGGTTGCAGGACCTGGAAATCGACCTGGCGGTGCAGGCCGCGGCGGGGCGGCGCAAGCGGCTGCTGCTGGCCGACATGGATTCGACGATGATCCGGCAGGAGTGCATCGACGAACTGGCCGACGAGGCCGGGGTGGGCGCGCATGTGGCCGCGATCACCGCGCGGGCGATGAACGGCGAGCTGGAGTTCGAGGGCGCGCTGCGCGAGCGCGTGGCGCTGCTGCGCGGGCTGCCCGAGGCCGTGATCGACCGGGTGTTCCGCGACCGCATCACGATGATGCCGGGGGGGGCGGTGCTGGTGGCCACGATGAAGGCGCACGGGGCGCGGGCGGCGCTGGTATCGGGGGGGTTCACCGCCTTTACCGGGCGGGTGGCCGGGGTGCTGGGTTTCGACGAGCATCGCGCGAACCTGCTGCACGTCGCCGACGGGCGGCTGACCGGCACGGTGGCCGAGCCGATCCTGGGGCGCGCGGCCAAGGTCGCGGCGCTGCACGAGATCACCGCGGCGATGGGCATCTCGCCCGCCGAGGCGGTGGCGGTGGGCGACGGGGCGAACGACCTGGGGATGCTGGGGCTTGCGGGAATGGGCGTGGCGCTGCACGCAAAGCCCGCGGTGGCGGCGCAGGTTGACCTGCGGGTGAACCACGGCGACCTGACCGCGCTGCTGTACCTGCAGGGCTATGCCGTGACCGACTTCGCCGGCTGA
- the serA gene encoding phosphoglycerate dehydrogenase — protein sequence MALPNTPPRVLVSDELSETAVQIFRDRGVEVDYMPKLGKDKDALAAIIDRYDGLAIRSATKVTEKLLEKASNLKVIGRAGIGVDNVDIPAASKRGVIVMNTPFGNSVTTAEHAIAMMFAVARQLPEANASTHAGKWEKSRFMGVELFNKTLGVIGAGNIGGIVCDRALGLKMKVVAYDPFLSEERAKVLGVTKVELDELLARADFITLHVPLTDKTRNILSAEALGKAKKGVRIINCARGGLVDEAALAEALKTGHVAGAAFDVFAVEPATDSPLFGLPNVVVTPHLGASTTEAQENVALQVAEQMSDYLLTGAVQNALNMPSVTAEEAAVMGPWIKLAGHLGAFIGQMTDEPIKALNVLYDGSVSAMNLNALNCAVIAGVMKATNPDVNLVSAPVIARERGIQLSTTRQDKSGAFDGYIKVTMVTDRRERSIAGTCFSDGKPRFIQIKGINIDAEVGAHMLYTTNEDVPGIIGLLGMTMGKNGVNIANFTLGRSGQGQDAIALLYLDQRIDPKVVETLEGTGMFQQVKPLAFEVG from the coding sequence ATGGCCCTCCCGAACACCCCGCCCCGCGTGCTCGTTTCCGACGAGCTTTCCGAAACCGCCGTGCAGATCTTCCGCGACCGCGGGGTCGAGGTCGACTACATGCCGAAGCTCGGCAAGGACAAGGACGCGCTCGCCGCGATCATCGACCGGTATGACGGCCTGGCGATCCGCTCGGCCACCAAGGTGACCGAGAAGCTTCTGGAAAAGGCCAGCAATCTCAAGGTGATCGGCCGCGCGGGCATCGGCGTCGACAACGTCGACATCCCCGCCGCCTCGAAGCGCGGCGTGATCGTGATGAACACGCCCTTCGGCAATTCGGTGACCACGGCGGAACATGCCATCGCCATGATGTTCGCCGTTGCCCGCCAGCTGCCCGAGGCCAACGCCTCGACCCATGCCGGGAAGTGGGAAAAATCTCGCTTCATGGGGGTCGAACTGTTCAACAAGACCCTCGGCGTGATCGGCGCCGGCAACATCGGCGGCATCGTCTGCGACCGGGCGCTCGGCCTGAAGATGAAGGTCGTCGCCTATGACCCCTTCCTGTCCGAGGAACGCGCCAAGGTGCTGGGCGTAACCAAGGTCGAGCTGGACGAACTGCTGGCACGGGCGGATTTCATCACCCTGCATGTGCCCCTGACCGACAAGACGCGCAACATCCTGTCTGCGGAAGCCCTTGGAAAGGCAAAGAAAGGCGTGCGCATCATCAATTGCGCGCGCGGCGGTCTGGTGGACGAGGCCGCATTGGCCGAGGCGCTGAAGACGGGCCATGTCGCGGGTGCGGCCTTTGACGTATTTGCCGTCGAACCCGCCACGGACAGCCCGCTGTTCGGCCTGCCGAACGTGGTGGTGACACCCCATCTCGGCGCCTCGACCACCGAGGCGCAGGAGAATGTGGCGCTCCAGGTTGCCGAACAGATGTCGGACTACCTGCTGACCGGGGCGGTGCAGAACGCGCTGAACATGCCGTCGGTGACCGCCGAGGAAGCGGCGGTCATGGGTCCCTGGATCAAGCTGGCGGGGCATCTGGGCGCCTTCATCGGCCAGATGACGGATGAACCGATCAAGGCACTGAACGTGCTGTATGACGGATCGGTTTCCGCGATGAATCTCAATGCCTTGAACTGCGCGGTTATCGCCGGGGTGATGAAGGCCACGAACCCTGACGTGAACCTGGTGTCCGCCCCGGTGATCGCCCGCGAGCGCGGTATCCAGCTGTCGACCACGCGGCAGGACAAGTCGGGCGCCTTCGACGGCTACATCAAGGTGACCATGGTGACGGACCGGCGGGAACGGTCCATCGCGGGCACCTGCTTCTCGGATGGCAAGCCGCGCTTCATCCAGATCAAGGGCATCAACATCGACGCCGAGGTGGGGGCCCACATGCTCTACACCACCAACGAGGACGTGCCGGGCATCATCGGCCTGCTGGGCATGACCATGGGCAAGAACGGTGTGAACATCGCCAACTTCACGCTGGGCCGGTCGGGGCAGGGGCAGGACGCCATCGCCCTTCTCTACCTCGACCAGCGGATCGACCCCAAGGTGGTGGAAACGCTGGAAGGCACCGGCATGTTCCAGCAGGTCAAGCCGCTGGCCTTCGAGGTGGGCTGA
- a CDS encoding c-type cytochrome — protein sequence MFTRMVMAAVVAAGAAAAETPMERGEYLVQGPGGCGNCHTPFGAAGPDWSKDLGGRLVEESAAFTAWAPNITPGGRVAGWSDAAFARAIREGIRPDGSLIGPPMPFAMYRGLSDSDVAAMVAYLRAVPAVPGETPASTYNIPLLPAWGPPVGAVADVPRGVTAEYGAYLAGPVSHCMECHTPMGPQGPMLDTRLGAGGFAFHGPWGTSVASNLTGHADGLAGYSDAELADMIARGMRPGGVPMLPPMPYGYLSRFTDDDLAAVILYLRSLPPLPDQD from the coding sequence ATGTTCACGCGAATGGTGATGGCTGCCGTGGTCGCGGCCGGGGCCGCCGCCGCCGAGACGCCGATGGAACGCGGCGAATATCTTGTGCAGGGTCCGGGGGGATGCGGCAACTGCCACACGCCGTTCGGGGCGGCGGGGCCGGACTGGTCGAAGGACCTGGGCGGGCGGCTGGTCGAGGAAAGCGCGGCCTTCACCGCCTGGGCACCGAACATCACGCCGGGCGGCCGGGTCGCCGGGTGGAGCGATGCCGCGTTCGCCCGCGCGATCCGCGAGGGCATCCGCCCGGACGGCTCGCTGATCGGGCCGCCGATGCCGTTTGCGATGTACCGGGGGCTGAGCGATTCGGATGTGGCGGCAATGGTGGCCTATCTGCGCGCGGTGCCCGCCGTGCCGGGCGAGACGCCCGCCTCGACCTACAACATCCCGCTGCTGCCCGCCTGGGGGCCGCCGGTGGGTGCGGTCGCCGATGTGCCGCGCGGTGTGACGGCCGAGTACGGCGCCTATCTCGCGGGGCCGGTGTCGCATTGCATGGAATGCCACACCCCGATGGGACCGCAGGGTCCGATGCTGGACACGCGGCTTGGCGCGGGGGGGTTCGCGTTTCACGGGCCCTGGGGCACCTCGGTCGCGTCGAACCTGACGGGCCATGCCGACGGGCTGGCCGGATATTCCGATGCCGAACTGGCCGACATGATCGCCCGGGGCATGCGCCCGGGCGGGGTGCCGATGCTGCCGCCGATGCCCTATGGCTATCTGTCGCGGTTCACCGACGATGACCTGGCCGCCGTGATCCTGTATCTGCGCAGCCTGCCGCCCCTGCCCGATCAGGACTGA
- a CDS encoding phosphoserine transaminase: MSELQTPAARPVNPRFSSGPCAKIPGYSLDMLADAPLGRSHRASVGKSRLKAAIDLTAEILGVPAGYRVGIVPASDTGAYEMAMWSLLGARPVEALAWESFGEGWVTDAVKQLKVDATVRRADYGRIVDLAEVDFDRDVLFTWNGTTSGVRLPNGDAIPADRKGLTLCDATSAAFAMDLPWDKLDVTTFSWQKVLGGEGAHGVIILSPRAVERLESYTPAWPIPKIFRLTSKGKLIEGIFKGETINTPSMLAVEDYLVALNWARSIGGLPALIARAEANARVIRDFVATRPWIANLAQDPATASTTSVCLTFADPRIADGAAFAQAVAARLEKAGVALDIGAYRDAPPGLRIWCGSTVETADVAALMPWIDWAFAAEIASQPVAA; the protein is encoded by the coding sequence ATGTCTGAACTTCAGACCCCGGCCGCGCGCCCGGTCAATCCGCGCTTTTCCTCCGGCCCCTGCGCCAAGATCCCCGGATATTCGCTCGACATGCTGGCCGATGCCCCGCTGGGCCGCAGCCACCGTGCCAGTGTCGGCAAGTCCCGGCTGAAGGCCGCGATCGACCTGACCGCCGAAATCCTGGGCGTGCCCGCCGGATACCGCGTCGGCATCGTGCCCGCATCGGATACCGGCGCCTACGAGATGGCGATGTGGTCGCTGCTGGGCGCACGCCCGGTCGAGGCACTGGCCTGGGAAAGCTTCGGCGAGGGCTGGGTCACCGATGCGGTCAAGCAGCTCAAGGTCGATGCCACGGTGCGCCGGGCCGACTATGGCCGGATCGTCGATCTTGCCGAGGTCGATTTCGACCGTGACGTGCTGTTCACCTGGAACGGCACCACCTCGGGCGTCCGCCTGCCGAACGGCGACGCGATCCCGGCTGACCGCAAGGGCCTGACGCTCTGCGATGCGACCTCGGCGGCCTTCGCCATGGACCTGCCCTGGGACAAGCTCGACGTCACCACCTTCTCCTGGCAGAAGGTGCTCGGGGGCGAGGGTGCGCATGGCGTCATCATCCTGTCGCCCCGTGCCGTCGAACGGCTGGAGAGCTACACACCCGCCTGGCCGATCCCCAAGATCTTCCGCCTCACCTCGAAGGGCAAGCTGATCGAGGGCATCTTCAAGGGCGAGACCATCAACACCCCGTCCATGCTGGCGGTCGAGGATTACCTCGTGGCGCTGAACTGGGCCAGATCGATCGGCGGACTGCCCGCGCTGATCGCCCGCGCCGAGGCCAATGCCCGCGTGATCCGCGACTTCGTGGCGACCCGCCCGTGGATCGCGAACCTGGCGCAGGACCCCGCCACGGCATCGACCACCAGCGTCTGCCTGACCTTTGCCGACCCCCGCATCGCGGACGGTGCGGCCTTCGCCCAGGCGGTTGCGGCACGGCTGGAAAAGGCGGGCGTGGCGCTTGACATCGGCGCCTATCGCGATGCCCCCCCCGGCCTGCGCATCTGGTGCGGATCGACCGTCGAGACGGCCGATGTCGCCGCCCTGATGCCCTGGATCGACTGGGCCTTCGCGGCCGAGATCGCATCGCAGCCCGTTGCGGCCTAG
- a CDS encoding serine/threonine protein phosphatase codes for MRTYAIGDIHGHLDLLRQAHDLIARDVAQYGPGQVVHVGDLVDRGPDSQGVIEYLSRGIAAGQDWVVLKGNHDRMFTLFLADARAQDPGLRSDLSWLHPRLGGAATLASYGVAHPGDRPVGAVHADALAAVPARHTDFLNGLPTWHQRGDVLFVHAGIRPGIAFADQNETDLLWIRRDFLDDPRDHGALVVHGHTALETPAHYGNRVNIDSGAAYGGPLTAVVIEGRDVSVLTRQGRVALRP; via the coding sequence ATGCGGACCTATGCGATCGGCGATATCCACGGCCACCTGGACCTGCTGCGCCAGGCGCATGACCTGATCGCGCGGGATGTCGCGCAATACGGGCCCGGGCAGGTCGTGCATGTGGGCGATCTGGTGGACCGGGGACCGGACAGCCAGGGGGTGATCGAATACCTGTCGCGCGGCATCGCGGCGGGGCAGGACTGGGTGGTGCTCAAGGGCAACCACGACCGGATGTTCACCCTGTTCCTCGCGGATGCGCGGGCGCAGGACCCCGGCCTGCGGTCCGATCTGTCATGGCTGCATCCGCGCCTCGGCGGGGCGGCGACGCTGGCGTCCTACGGCGTCGCACATCCAGGGGACCGGCCGGTGGGCGCGGTTCATGCCGATGCCCTGGCCGCCGTGCCCGCGCGGCACACGGATTTCCTGAACGGTCTGCCGACCTGGCATCAGCGCGGTGATGTTCTGTTTGTGCATGCCGGTATTCGCCCAGGCATCGCATTTGCGGATCAGAACGAGACCGATCTGCTGTGGATACGTCGGGATTTTCTGGATGACCCGCGCGACCACGGGGCGCTTGTGGTGCATGGCCACACCGCGCTCGAGACCCCTGCACATTACGGGAACCGTGTGAACATCGATTCCGGTGCGGCCTATGGCGGCCCGCTGACCGCCGTGGTCATCGAAGGGCGCGACGTGTCTGTCCTGACCCGTCAGGGCCGCGTCGCGCTGCGGCCCTGA